One stretch of Clavibacter californiensis DNA includes these proteins:
- a CDS encoding carbohydrate ABC transporter permease, translated as MSAVLSTSTSTPSPAPALEAPRSPRAERRLAWALVLPAIAIVAVGLGYPLARQVIMSFQRFGLAQQFGQAPEMVGIANYAQVLGDPAFWASLGRSVGFCLACAAATVVIGTAGAMLLTQVRRSIAVGVQIVMLVAWAMPVLSSLQVFQLLFDPRSGVVGWTLGLLGADGMVGYNWLSDPVTFFVVAGLLITWMSVPLVVFMVYASVTQLDESMMEAAQLDGADARQRFLHIVAPSVAPVLLLVSLLQVIWDLRVFTQIHILQQSSGITDQTNVLGTFVYQIGLSGGNYGVASAAAMIMLAVSLLLTWRYIRALLTEGDAR; from the coding sequence GTGAGCGCCGTCCTCAGCACGTCCACCTCGACGCCGTCGCCCGCGCCGGCCCTCGAGGCGCCGCGGAGCCCGCGGGCCGAGCGCCGGCTCGCGTGGGCGCTCGTCCTGCCGGCCATCGCGATCGTCGCGGTCGGCCTCGGCTACCCGCTGGCGCGCCAGGTGATCATGTCGTTCCAGCGGTTCGGTCTGGCCCAGCAGTTCGGGCAGGCGCCGGAGATGGTGGGGATCGCCAACTACGCGCAGGTGCTCGGCGACCCGGCGTTCTGGGCGTCGCTCGGACGGTCTGTGGGCTTCTGCCTCGCGTGCGCCGCGGCGACCGTGGTCATCGGCACGGCCGGCGCGATGCTGCTCACGCAGGTGCGCCGGTCCATCGCGGTGGGCGTGCAGATCGTGATGCTCGTGGCGTGGGCGATGCCCGTGCTCAGCTCGCTGCAGGTGTTCCAGCTGCTGTTCGACCCGCGCAGCGGCGTCGTCGGCTGGACCCTCGGGCTGCTCGGCGCCGACGGCATGGTCGGCTACAACTGGCTCTCGGACCCGGTGACGTTCTTCGTGGTCGCGGGCCTCCTCATCACGTGGATGAGCGTGCCGCTCGTGGTCTTCATGGTCTACGCCTCCGTGACGCAGCTCGACGAGTCGATGATGGAGGCGGCCCAGCTCGACGGCGCCGACGCCCGGCAGCGCTTCCTGCACATCGTGGCGCCGTCCGTCGCCCCCGTGCTCCTGCTCGTGAGCCTGCTGCAGGTGATCTGGGACCTGCGGGTGTTCACGCAGATCCACATCCTCCAGCAGAGCAGCGGCATCACCGACCAGACCAACGTGCTCGGCACCTTCGTCTACCAGATCGGGCTCTCCGGCGGGAACTACGGCGTCGCCTCGGCGGCCGCCATGATCATGCTCGCGGTCAGCCTGCTGCTCACCTGGCGCTACATCCGCGCGCTGCTGACCGAGGGGGACGCCCGATGA
- a CDS encoding extracellular solute-binding protein, whose translation MADITRRTAIGLGGAFGLSALLAACASGSSGGGGPATADLRVWMVTDSVSQEARDWLKKTFEEQHPGSTLTIELQVWDGIVSKLQTSLASADSTPDIVELGNTQAPTFCAVGALTSLEDMKEELGGSSLTQSLVELGSHDGQMYAAPFYAGSRLFFYRKDMFAQAGVAVPTTVEELTAAAAKLQAAHAGDPGFSGLYLPGISWQSALAWQFTEGGRLAEQDGDTWKGSLSSPESQKAFQTLQELWKTGSTAGTVTDSEVSDMPWVPFNSGETAMFFGFNWQLDNIDKALVDAGDVGYFGFPAAAGGDVGHPFAGGSNVAISARSKNQDLAKEVMKLIFSQPFQEYFATQGGWVPGNLDYAGALGTDELATLTTEAVRNSVGTPAAQNWALVEGARVIDDFYVAIAAGGDPVALASAADAKLTSLLGQA comes from the coding sequence ATGGCCGACATCACCCGCCGCACCGCCATCGGCCTCGGAGGGGCCTTCGGGCTCAGCGCCCTCCTCGCCGCCTGCGCCTCCGGATCCAGCGGCGGGGGCGGCCCCGCCACCGCCGACCTCCGCGTCTGGATGGTGACCGACTCGGTCTCCCAGGAGGCGCGCGACTGGCTGAAGAAGACGTTCGAGGAGCAGCACCCCGGATCCACGCTCACGATCGAGCTGCAGGTGTGGGACGGCATCGTGTCGAAGCTCCAGACCTCGCTCGCGAGCGCCGACTCCACCCCCGACATCGTCGAGCTCGGCAACACGCAGGCCCCCACGTTCTGCGCGGTCGGGGCGCTCACGAGCCTCGAGGACATGAAGGAGGAGCTGGGCGGATCCAGCCTCACGCAGTCGCTCGTGGAGCTCGGCTCCCACGACGGGCAGATGTACGCAGCCCCGTTCTACGCCGGCAGCCGCCTGTTCTTCTACCGCAAGGACATGTTCGCCCAGGCGGGCGTCGCCGTCCCCACGACCGTCGAGGAGCTCACGGCCGCGGCCGCGAAGCTGCAGGCCGCGCACGCGGGCGACCCCGGGTTCTCGGGCCTCTACCTCCCCGGCATCTCGTGGCAGTCCGCCCTCGCGTGGCAGTTCACCGAGGGCGGACGCCTCGCCGAGCAGGACGGCGACACCTGGAAGGGCTCGCTCTCCAGCCCCGAGAGCCAGAAGGCGTTCCAGACGCTGCAGGAGCTCTGGAAGACGGGATCCACCGCGGGCACCGTGACCGACAGCGAGGTCTCCGACATGCCGTGGGTGCCGTTCAACTCCGGCGAGACCGCGATGTTCTTCGGGTTCAACTGGCAGCTCGACAACATCGACAAGGCCCTGGTGGACGCCGGCGACGTCGGCTACTTCGGCTTCCCGGCCGCCGCGGGCGGCGACGTCGGGCACCCGTTCGCAGGCGGATCCAACGTCGCGATCTCCGCCCGCTCCAAGAACCAGGACCTCGCCAAGGAGGTCATGAAGCTGATCTTCTCCCAGCCCTTCCAGGAGTACTTCGCCACCCAGGGCGGCTGGGTCCCCGGCAACCTCGACTACGCCGGCGCGCTCGGCACCGACGAGCTCGCGACCCTCACCACGGAGGCCGTGCGCAACTCGGTCGGCACGCCCGCCGCGCAGAACTGGGCGCTCGTCGAGGGCGCGCGGGTCATCGACGACTTCTACGTCGCGATCGCGGCCGGCGGCGATCCCGTCGCCCTCGCGTCCGCCGCCGACGCCAAGCTCACGAGCCTGCTCGGCCAGGCGTGA
- a CDS encoding copper homeostasis protein CutC, giving the protein MTRPADPSRARRVAVEIAVQDAASARTARDAGADRVELCSALAATGGVTSSIGLVEAVVAVGLPVHVLIRPRPGGFVHDAGERAVMLRDVRAALGAGAAGIVSGGLTEDGRVDADLLARLVDAAGDAVFTFHRAIDAVDDRPAGLDALLAAGAGRVLTSGGADRAGDGVPALAELVARADGRIEIQAGGGVTVDAIPALVRAGVDAIHLSARRRVAAARVGPGGGEAAHDVTDCGIVAAAVAAVRAAAG; this is encoded by the coding sequence ATGACGCGACCGGCCGACCCGTCCCGTGCCCGCCGCGTGGCGGTCGAGATCGCCGTGCAGGACGCGGCCTCCGCGCGCACCGCTCGCGACGCCGGCGCCGACCGCGTCGAGCTGTGCTCCGCGCTCGCCGCGACGGGCGGCGTGACCTCGAGCATCGGGCTCGTGGAGGCCGTGGTCGCCGTCGGGCTGCCCGTGCACGTGCTGATCCGGCCGCGGCCCGGCGGGTTCGTGCACGACGCCGGGGAGCGCGCCGTCATGCTGCGCGACGTGCGGGCGGCGCTCGGCGCGGGGGCCGCGGGCATCGTCTCCGGGGGGCTCACCGAGGACGGCCGCGTGGACGCGGACCTCCTCGCCCGGCTCGTCGACGCGGCGGGCGATGCCGTGTTCACCTTCCACCGCGCGATCGACGCGGTCGACGACCGGCCGGCCGGGCTCGACGCGCTCCTCGCCGCGGGCGCCGGCCGCGTGCTCACGTCCGGCGGCGCGGACCGGGCGGGCGACGGGGTGCCGGCGCTCGCGGAGCTGGTGGCGCGCGCCGACGGGCGGATCGAGATCCAGGCCGGAGGGGGAGTGACGGTCGACGCGATCCCGGCGCTCGTCCGCGCGGGCGTCGACGCGATCCACCTCTCGGCCCGGCGGCGCGTGGCTGCCGCGCGCGTGGGGCCGGGCGGCGGCGAGGCGGCGCACGACGTGACCGACTGCGGGATCGTCGCGGCGGCGGTGGCCGCGGTGCGGGCTGCAGCCGGGTGA
- a CDS encoding CPBP family intramembrane glutamic endopeptidase, whose product MLVRRLGFARGNLVQALVFLIPHLPLLLVDAAIWPIPPVQSLAALMLGWLRDRSRNVVPGALTHAAANLGAGLLAG is encoded by the coding sequence GTGCTCGTCCGACGGCTCGGGTTCGCTCGCGGGAACCTCGTGCAGGCGCTCGTCTTCCTGATCCCGCACCTGCCGCTGCTCCTCGTGGACGCGGCGATCTGGCCGATCCCGCCGGTGCAGTCCCTGGCCGCGCTGATGCTCGGATGGCTCCGCGACCGCTCGAGGAACGTGGTGCCGGGCGCTCTCACGCACGCGGCGGCGAACCTCGGCGCCGGGCTGCTCGCGGGCTGA
- a CDS encoding alpha/beta fold hydrolase: MTEHGRPATTVRVTRLVHRGLTVRISTLGSPDGRAFVLVPGIGVSSDYFERLAPRLDGHGTVHALDLPGFAGVRHPGRALAIREYADLVGAAIDELGLDDPVLVGHSMGTQMVADLAARRPGISTLVMISPVVDPAARSVPVAAVRFLRSSLHEPRRIQVLAIRAYLVCGVRWFLRVLPRMMSFRIEARLPDIRASALVIRGEHDAVVPRAWVEEMGRLLPRARLWEIPGAAHSVMHDHADEVARLCLAHLERPPAEGSSTEDASAELRRFPVGEEERDGEQAHFAPTFRDSIRALRAQVAEGIAIRRDDDDAIGRAKTAHAEAMADAAERARRRGARRRTTGRG; encoded by the coding sequence ATGACCGAGCACGGCCGCCCCGCCACGACCGTCCGCGTCACGCGCCTCGTGCACCGCGGCCTCACCGTGCGGATCAGCACCCTCGGCAGCCCCGACGGCCGCGCGTTCGTGCTCGTGCCCGGCATCGGCGTGAGCTCCGACTACTTCGAGCGCCTCGCGCCGCGCCTCGACGGGCACGGCACCGTGCACGCCCTCGACCTGCCGGGGTTCGCGGGCGTGCGCCACCCCGGGCGGGCGCTCGCGATCCGCGAGTACGCCGACCTCGTGGGCGCCGCGATCGACGAGCTAGGCCTCGACGACCCGGTGCTCGTCGGCCACTCCATGGGCACGCAGATGGTGGCGGATCTCGCGGCGAGGCGCCCCGGGATCAGCACGCTCGTCATGATCAGCCCGGTGGTGGATCCGGCCGCGCGCTCCGTGCCGGTGGCCGCCGTGCGGTTCCTGCGGTCGTCGCTGCACGAACCCCGCCGGATCCAGGTGCTCGCCATCCGCGCCTACCTCGTCTGCGGCGTGCGCTGGTTCCTCCGGGTGCTCCCGCGGATGATGTCGTTCCGGATCGAGGCGCGCCTGCCCGACATCCGTGCCAGCGCCCTCGTGATCCGCGGCGAGCACGACGCCGTCGTCCCGCGCGCGTGGGTGGAGGAGATGGGGCGGCTGCTGCCGCGCGCGCGGCTGTGGGAGATCCCGGGCGCCGCGCACTCGGTGATGCACGACCACGCCGACGAGGTCGCCCGCCTCTGCCTGGCCCACCTCGAGCGGCCGCCGGCCGAGGGCTCGTCGACCGAGGACGCGTCGGCGGAGCTGCGGCGGTTCCCGGTGGGCGAGGAGGAGCGGGACGGGGAGCAGGCGCACTTCGCCCCCACGTTCCGGGACTCGATCCGGGCACTGCGCGCGCAGGTGGCCGAGGGCATCGCGATCCGCCGCGACGACGACGACGCGATCGGCCGCGCCAAGACCGCGCACGCGGAGGCGATGGCGGATGCGGCCGAGCGGGCCCGGCGCCGGGGCGCGCGCCGTCGGACGACCGGGCGCGGCTGA
- a CDS encoding VOC family protein — protein sequence MRIRQAIVVLDAPDLAAESAFWAGLLDGEVHAEDDWHSVRVDGEWRIGIQLAPDFVPPVWPGDGPRQQQQIHLDFYVDDLAEGRERVLALGGRLLQPAADPTAADRFDVYADPAGHPFCLCVSGGDAGT from the coding sequence ATGAGGATCCGGCAGGCGATCGTGGTGCTCGACGCACCTGACCTGGCCGCGGAGAGCGCCTTCTGGGCCGGGCTCCTCGACGGCGAGGTGCACGCGGAGGACGACTGGCACAGCGTCCGCGTCGACGGCGAGTGGAGGATCGGGATCCAGCTCGCGCCCGACTTCGTGCCGCCCGTGTGGCCGGGCGATGGCCCGCGCCAGCAGCAGCAGATCCACCTCGACTTCTATGTCGACGACCTCGCCGAGGGCCGCGAGCGCGTGCTCGCCCTCGGCGGCCGCCTGCTCCAGCCCGCGGCGGACCCGACGGCGGCCGACCGCTTCGACGTGTACGCGGATCCGGCGGGGCACCCGTTCTGCCTGTGCGTGTCGGGCGGGGACGCGGGGACGTAG
- a CDS encoding sugar phosphate isomerase/epimerase family protein, translating into MTAPSVQLYTVRDAVSADLQGAVARVAEIGYAQVEPYAFVERADEFAAAFAASGVTAPSGHAPVIDGDDDQAARTFDAAAKLGIQTVIDPFIPSERWQTADDAHRIADRVNELQVQAAARGLAFGYHNHQWEFANKVDGRPIYELFVERLDADVVLELDAFWSTVGGMDTPALLRQLGDRVQFLHVKDGKISDAIAKVLPSAESALVVPPELAQAFKMQEPAGQGDVDVAAVLAAAPHALRVVEFDDYAGDVFDGIAASLAWLQENDK; encoded by the coding sequence ATGACCGCCCCCTCCGTCCAGCTCTACACGGTCCGCGACGCTGTCTCCGCGGACCTGCAGGGCGCCGTCGCCCGCGTCGCCGAGATCGGCTACGCGCAGGTCGAGCCGTACGCGTTCGTCGAGCGCGCCGACGAGTTCGCCGCCGCGTTCGCCGCGTCCGGCGTGACCGCGCCCTCCGGTCACGCGCCCGTCATCGACGGCGACGACGACCAGGCCGCCCGCACCTTCGACGCCGCCGCGAAGCTCGGGATCCAGACGGTCATCGACCCCTTCATCCCCTCCGAGCGCTGGCAGACCGCCGACGACGCGCACAGGATCGCCGACCGCGTCAACGAGCTGCAGGTGCAGGCCGCCGCGCGCGGCCTCGCCTTCGGGTACCACAACCACCAGTGGGAGTTCGCGAACAAGGTCGACGGCCGGCCGATCTACGAGCTCTTCGTCGAGCGCCTCGACGCCGACGTCGTGCTCGAGCTCGACGCGTTCTGGTCGACCGTCGGCGGCATGGACACCCCCGCGCTCCTCCGCCAGCTCGGCGACCGCGTGCAGTTCCTGCACGTGAAGGACGGCAAGATCTCCGACGCGATCGCCAAGGTGCTGCCGAGCGCCGAGTCCGCGCTGGTCGTGCCGCCGGAGCTCGCGCAGGCCTTCAAGATGCAGGAGCCCGCGGGCCAGGGCGACGTCGACGTCGCCGCCGTGCTCGCGGCAGCTCCCCACGCGCTGCGCGTCGTCGAGTTCGACGACTACGCGGGCGACGTCTTCGACGGCATCGCGGCGTCCCTCGCCTGGCTGCAGGAGAACGACAAGTGA
- a CDS encoding Gfo/Idh/MocA family protein produces MTGGTGRVGVGVIGAGVISGTYLENMTAMPDLEVLFVADIDLDRARSRAEEHGVPNHGTVEELLAMDEIEIVVNLTLPATHAEVGRRIVAAGKHVWSEKPLALDHESGQDLLEAARAAGVQVACAPDTVLGAGIQSAMRAIARGDIGEPLTATTLFHVPGPDAWHPNPEFLFAHGAGPLFDMGPYYVTTLVHAFGAAETVSAVSSTSRTTRTIGSGPRAGTDFPVEVPTHHAALISFAGGQSAQSTFSFQNALPRMGFVEISGSEGTIVLPDPNTFEGDSQLWRFGQQEPETLTAAGSTYGRGSGVLDLARSIRGGDPVRASGEVAAHVLDVLLAIRDAADSREVVKVASSVAKPTPLAEDWDPAAATL; encoded by the coding sequence GTGACCGGCGGCACCGGCCGCGTCGGCGTCGGCGTGATCGGCGCGGGCGTCATCTCGGGCACGTATCTCGAGAACATGACGGCGATGCCGGACCTCGAGGTCCTGTTCGTCGCCGACATCGACCTCGACCGCGCCCGCTCGCGCGCCGAGGAGCACGGCGTGCCGAACCACGGCACCGTCGAGGAGCTCCTCGCCATGGACGAGATCGAGATCGTCGTGAACCTCACGCTGCCCGCCACGCACGCGGAGGTGGGCCGGCGGATCGTCGCGGCCGGCAAGCACGTGTGGAGCGAGAAGCCGCTGGCGCTGGATCACGAGTCCGGCCAGGACCTGCTCGAGGCGGCACGCGCGGCCGGCGTGCAGGTCGCGTGCGCGCCCGACACCGTGCTCGGCGCGGGGATCCAGTCGGCCATGCGCGCCATCGCCCGCGGCGACATCGGCGAGCCGCTCACGGCGACGACGCTCTTCCACGTGCCCGGCCCCGACGCCTGGCACCCGAACCCCGAGTTCCTGTTCGCGCACGGCGCCGGACCCCTGTTCGACATGGGCCCGTACTACGTCACCACGCTCGTGCACGCGTTCGGCGCGGCGGAGACGGTGAGCGCGGTCTCCTCGACCTCGCGCACCACGCGCACCATCGGCAGCGGACCCCGCGCGGGCACCGACTTCCCGGTGGAGGTGCCGACGCACCACGCGGCGCTCATCTCGTTCGCGGGCGGGCAGTCGGCGCAGTCGACGTTCAGCTTCCAGAACGCGCTGCCGCGCATGGGCTTCGTCGAGATCTCGGGCAGCGAGGGCACCATCGTGCTCCCCGACCCGAACACCTTCGAGGGCGACAGCCAGCTGTGGCGCTTCGGGCAGCAGGAGCCGGAGACGCTGACGGCGGCTGGATCCACGTACGGCCGCGGCTCCGGCGTGCTGGACCTCGCGCGCAGCATCCGCGGCGGCGACCCGGTGCGCGCATCCGGCGAGGTCGCGGCGCACGTGCTCGACGTGCTGCTCGCGATCCGCGACGCGGCCGACAGCCGCGAGGTCGTGAAGGTCGCGTCGAGCGTCGCGAAGCCGACGCCGCTCGCCGAGGACTGGGACCCGGCGGCGGCGACGCTGTAG
- a CDS encoding alpha/beta fold hydrolase, which yields MQLHRVTTGSGARHVGLVHGLGADGATWAPVVERLVATGRFTVTTVDLRGHGESDRVGSYGIEEMADDVVASVPRGLDAVVGHSLGGSVLVRAVARLEPARAIYLDPGFRLALPTTGIRGRLFWAAPLVGLAAAQIPRARAAARVRAAYPAAVRASLDAAQARFDRGMAVGVFRDVAFHPLAVSAPAVPSTIVLSDDAPSVLPAACAADLERHGWDVRRLPGIHHDMQLEDPDRVLAAIEDVL from the coding sequence ATGCAGCTGCACCGCGTCACCACCGGATCCGGCGCGCGCCACGTCGGCCTCGTGCACGGCCTCGGCGCGGACGGCGCGACGTGGGCGCCCGTCGTGGAGAGGCTCGTCGCGACCGGCCGGTTCACCGTCACGACAGTCGACCTCCGCGGGCACGGGGAGAGCGACCGTGTTGGCTCCTACGGCATCGAGGAGATGGCCGACGACGTGGTGGCGTCGGTGCCGCGCGGGCTCGACGCGGTCGTCGGGCACTCCCTCGGCGGATCCGTGCTGGTGCGCGCCGTCGCCCGCCTCGAGCCCGCGCGCGCCATCTACCTCGACCCCGGGTTCCGGCTCGCGCTGCCGACCACGGGGATCCGCGGCCGCCTGTTCTGGGCGGCGCCGCTCGTGGGGCTCGCCGCCGCGCAGATCCCGCGGGCCCGCGCCGCCGCTCGTGTGCGCGCCGCCTACCCGGCCGCCGTCCGCGCATCGCTCGACGCCGCGCAGGCGCGCTTCGACCGCGGCATGGCGGTCGGCGTCTTCCGCGACGTGGCCTTCCACCCGCTCGCGGTGAGCGCGCCCGCCGTGCCGTCCACGATCGTGCTGTCCGACGACGCGCCCTCGGTGCTGCCCGCTGCGTGCGCGGCGGATCTCGAACGGCACGGGTGGGACGTCCGCCGGCTGCCGGGGATCCACCACGACATGCAGCTCGAGGACCCCGACCGGGTGCTCGCCGCGATCGAGGACGTGCTGTGA
- a CDS encoding HEAT repeat domain-containing protein has product MTDAPREPQPSDRPADAEIAARLAAALRAPGASSRLQAALTAGTRPDPALVEGLIHRCRVEPDLNVREMLTWALIRHDPEQTIPALIAELASPIPQARSQALHTLSKIGDRRALPAITPALLRDPDDHVARTAWRTASGLVDGDRDPSGARWLSQQLASQLGRGDRDTQASLARAFASVGRAALPVLERSRRAADARVRIHALAVIAQLADPELRFDDAMDEARRTSFGAHLARRPGLHLP; this is encoded by the coding sequence GTGACGGACGCGCCGCGCGAACCCCAGCCCTCCGACCGCCCCGCCGACGCCGAGATCGCCGCCCGGCTGGCCGCCGCCCTCCGCGCGCCCGGCGCGTCCTCCCGGCTGCAGGCCGCGCTCACCGCGGGCACCCGGCCGGATCCCGCGCTCGTCGAGGGCCTCATCCACCGCTGCCGCGTCGAGCCCGACCTGAACGTGCGGGAGATGCTCACGTGGGCGCTGATCCGCCACGACCCCGAGCAGACGATCCCGGCGCTCATCGCCGAGCTGGCGTCGCCCATCCCGCAGGCGCGCAGCCAGGCGCTGCACACGCTCTCCAAGATCGGCGACCGGCGCGCGCTGCCCGCGATCACGCCCGCGCTGCTGCGGGATCCGGACGACCACGTCGCGCGCACCGCATGGCGCACGGCGTCGGGCCTCGTCGACGGCGACCGGGATCCGTCCGGCGCGCGCTGGCTGTCGCAGCAGCTCGCGTCGCAGCTCGGCCGCGGCGACCGCGACACCCAGGCGAGCCTCGCGCGGGCCTTCGCGAGCGTCGGCCGGGCGGCGCTGCCGGTGCTCGAGCGGTCGCGGCGCGCGGCGGACGCCCGGGTGCGGATCCACGCGCTCGCCGTGATCGCGCAGCTCGCCGACCCGGAGCTCCGCTTCGACGACGCGATGGACGAGGCCCGCCGCACCTCCTTCGGCGCGCACCTCGCCCGGCGGCCGGGCTTGCACCTCCCGTAG
- a CDS encoding MerR family transcriptional regulator, giving the protein MTHPAETHPTEGDPVVTDSPIPMPTPPRRVRIGDAAAFVGVTPRTIRHYHQIGLIPEPERGTDDRRRYGYADMVRLMWIRRMADAGIALEDIRAAFADPESGEGAAAATAPAAAPAEDDDVADVLGRLEATLAAQEAELRRQRDAVRRLRARGSRLGLLSDLVARRLEGLPEGSLRQPDLDALLVMERSLGTLVAALNATRYIAIATLPGLREASDRVDAAEEALDDTVAVDDPRVAEVAAGRRALEEALQAAIDASDLPRQDEELVAAWDELHPDGDEDEEGTRGGSGRPAWSLSAMDAFARMPYDFSPARLRSMELAMDFVVWGPPAR; this is encoded by the coding sequence ATGACCCACCCCGCCGAGACCCACCCGACCGAGGGCGACCCCGTCGTGACCGACTCCCCGATCCCCATGCCGACCCCGCCCCGCCGGGTCCGGATCGGCGACGCCGCCGCGTTCGTCGGCGTCACGCCGCGGACCATCCGCCACTACCACCAGATCGGCCTGATCCCCGAGCCCGAGCGCGGCACCGACGACCGCCGTCGGTACGGGTACGCCGACATGGTGCGGCTGATGTGGATCCGGCGCATGGCCGACGCCGGGATCGCCCTCGAGGACATCCGCGCCGCCTTCGCCGACCCGGAGTCGGGGGAGGGTGCCGCTGCCGCCACGGCTCCCGCTGCCGCTCCCGCCGAGGACGACGACGTCGCCGACGTCCTCGGTCGGCTCGAGGCGACCCTCGCGGCCCAGGAGGCGGAGCTGCGGCGACAGCGGGACGCCGTGCGTCGGCTGCGCGCCCGGGGCAGCCGGCTGGGCCTCCTCTCCGACCTCGTCGCCCGCCGCCTCGAGGGCCTGCCCGAGGGATCCCTCCGCCAGCCCGACCTCGACGCCCTGCTGGTCATGGAGCGCAGCCTCGGCACGCTCGTCGCGGCGCTCAACGCCACCCGGTACATCGCCATCGCCACCCTGCCGGGACTGCGCGAGGCGTCCGACCGGGTCGACGCCGCCGAGGAGGCGCTCGACGACACGGTCGCCGTCGACGACCCCCGCGTGGCGGAGGTCGCGGCCGGGCGGCGCGCGTTAGAGGAGGCGCTGCAGGCGGCGATCGACGCGTCCGACCTCCCGCGGCAGGACGAGGAGCTCGTCGCCGCCTGGGACGAGCTGCACCCCGACGGCGATGAGGACGAGGAGGGGACCCGGGGCGGCTCCGGCCGGCCCGCATGGTCCCTGAGCGCGATGGACGCCTTCGCGAGGATGCCCTACGACTTCTCCCCGGCCCGCCTCCGCTCCATGGAGCTGGCCATGGACTTCGTGGTGTGGGGGCCGCCCGCGCGGTGA
- a CDS encoding dienelactone hydrolase family protein, with amino-acid sequence MRARARPTRGAPMAEIVLFHHVQGATPGVHAFADALRDGGHTVHVPDLFDGALPESIEAGLALMAGLADHVVAERTARALDGLPAELVYAGFSWGGSIAQRLAQTRRGARGALLYESFVSLSAEWSFGPWPAGLPVQVHGMARDPFFAGEGDLDAARELVAEVGPELAEVFVYDGDAHLFTDASLPSSDPVATALVLERSLELLARLG; translated from the coding sequence ATCCGCGCCCGTGCGCGGCCGACGAGAGGCGCGCCCATGGCCGAGATCGTGCTGTTCCACCACGTGCAGGGCGCGACCCCCGGGGTCCACGCCTTCGCCGACGCGCTCCGGGACGGCGGGCACACCGTGCACGTCCCCGACCTGTTCGACGGCGCGCTGCCCGAGTCCATCGAGGCGGGCCTCGCGCTGATGGCGGGCCTCGCCGACCACGTCGTCGCCGAGCGCACCGCGCGCGCCCTCGACGGGCTGCCCGCCGAGCTGGTGTACGCCGGCTTCTCGTGGGGCGGGTCCATCGCCCAGCGCCTCGCGCAGACCCGGCGAGGTGCCCGCGGCGCGCTCCTCTACGAGTCGTTCGTGTCGCTCAGCGCGGAGTGGTCCTTCGGGCCATGGCCGGCGGGGCTCCCGGTGCAGGTGCACGGCATGGCGCGGGATCCGTTCTTCGCGGGCGAGGGCGACCTCGACGCGGCCCGCGAGCTGGTCGCCGAGGTCGGCCCGGAGCTCGCCGAGGTCTTCGTCTACGACGGCGACGCGCACCTGTTCACGGACGCGTCGCTGCCGTCGTCGGATCCGGTCGCCACGGCCCTCGTGCTCGAGCGGTCGCTCGAGCTGCTGGCGCGCCTCGGCTGA